Proteins from one Strix aluco isolate bStrAlu1 chromosome 10, bStrAlu1.hap1, whole genome shotgun sequence genomic window:
- the LOC141927789 gene encoding kinesin-like protein KIF20B isoform X1, with amino-acid sequence MDIAEQKDDAITRLQDLISCLEETIKDYDNTVTTIKRKLAEKNSNELIESSQFKDCEETLLKVGRKRCSENLCAKEKIIEDMRMTLEEQEQTHIKQDQVIETKLEETNRLVWELEAWKQRYRELDNQSNSDWQQKMSKTTEKNIDENEELIKLRKELKESETKYQTDKKNWLEEKMRLMSEVKEAESHHNREMRKFADDRECYVEQQAEIERLAAQLVEKDNNLQKWREERNKLIEALEVQLKTLASITIQKDKEIAELKQAAVNDSGKDEGTDTEELRKQLAEKDDFIKELKQGVNHKSLQSLAEVPLPEGQDKIDQSVNKEEHSEIVLDSSEVSTESGNTSRFPKPEMEIQFTPLEPDKMEVKH; translated from the exons aTGGACATCGCAGAGCAAAAAGATGATGCTATCACGAGACTGCAAGATTTGATATCCTGTTTAGAAGAAACCATAAAAGACTAT gacaacactgtaactaccattaaaagaaaattggcAGAAAAGAACTCTAATGAACTGATTGAAAGCAGCCAATTCAAGGATTGTGAGGAGACTCTATTGAAAGTGGGAAGAAAACGTTGCTCTGAAA atctgtgtgcaaaggaaaaaataattgaagatatGCGGATGACAttagaagaacaagaacagaCTCATATTAAACAAGATCAAGTGATTGAAACCAAATTAGAAGAGACCAACAGATTAGTTTGGG AACTGGAAGCATGGAAGCAGAGATATAGAGAGCTGGATAACCAGAGCAATAGTGACTGGCAGCAAAAGatgagcaaaaccacagaaaaaaacatagatgaaaatgaggaattaataaaGCTGCGAAAagaactgaag GAAAGTGAGACAAAGTATCAAACTGATAAAAAGAATtggctggaggaaaaaatgagactcatgagtgaagtgaaagaagctgagagccatcacaacagagaaatgagaaaatttgcgGATGACAGAGAATGTTATGTAGAGCAGcaagcagaaatt gAAAGACTTGCTGCACAGCTGGTAGAAAAGGACAACAATCTTCAAAAGTGGcgtgaagaaagaaataaattaatagaagCTTTGGAAGTACAGCTCAAGACTTTGGCTTCTATCACCatacaaaaagataaagaaatagcaGAACTGAAACAAGCTGCAGTAAATGATTCAGGAAAG GATGAGGGaactgatacagaagaactaagaaaacagctggctgagaaagatgactttataaaGGAATTGAAACAAGGCGTTAACcataaaagtcttcagtctttggcagaagtacctttacctgaaggacaagataaaatagatCAGTCTGTAAACAAAGAG gagcattcagaaattgtccttgactcttcagaagtgtccacagaaaGTGGAAATACTAGTCGGTTCCCAAAACCAGAGATGGAAATTCAGTTCACACCTCTGGAACCCGATAAGATGGAGGTGAAACACTAG
- the LOC141927789 gene encoding kinesin-like protein KIF20B isoform X2, producing the protein MDIAEQKDDAITRLQDLISCLEETIKDYDNTVTTIKRKLAEKNSNELIESSQFKDCEETLLKVGRKRCSEKLEAWKQRYRELDNQSNSDWQQKMSKTTEKNIDENEELIKLRKELKESETKYQTDKKNWLEEKMRLMSEVKEAESHHNREMRKFADDRECYVEQQAEIERLAAQLVEKDNNLQKWREERNKLIEALEVQLKTLASITIQKDKEIAELKQAAVNDSGKDEGTDTEELRKQLAEKDDFIKELKQGVNHKSLQSLAEVPLPEGQDKIDQSVNKEEHSEIVLDSSEVSTESGNTSRFPKPEMEIQFTPLEPDKMEVKH; encoded by the exons aTGGACATCGCAGAGCAAAAAGATGATGCTATCACGAGACTGCAAGATTTGATATCCTGTTTAGAAGAAACCATAAAAGACTAT gacaacactgtaactaccattaaaagaaaattggcAGAAAAGAACTCTAATGAACTGATTGAAAGCAGCCAATTCAAGGATTGTGAGGAGACTCTATTGAAAGTGGGAAGAAAACGTTGCTCTGAAA AACTGGAAGCATGGAAGCAGAGATATAGAGAGCTGGATAACCAGAGCAATAGTGACTGGCAGCAAAAGatgagcaaaaccacagaaaaaaacatagatgaaaatgaggaattaataaaGCTGCGAAAagaactgaag GAAAGTGAGACAAAGTATCAAACTGATAAAAAGAATtggctggaggaaaaaatgagactcatgagtgaagtgaaagaagctgagagccatcacaacagagaaatgagaaaatttgcgGATGACAGAGAATGTTATGTAGAGCAGcaagcagaaatt gAAAGACTTGCTGCACAGCTGGTAGAAAAGGACAACAATCTTCAAAAGTGGcgtgaagaaagaaataaattaatagaagCTTTGGAAGTACAGCTCAAGACTTTGGCTTCTATCACCatacaaaaagataaagaaatagcaGAACTGAAACAAGCTGCAGTAAATGATTCAGGAAAG GATGAGGGaactgatacagaagaactaagaaaacagctggctgagaaagatgactttataaaGGAATTGAAACAAGGCGTTAACcataaaagtcttcagtctttggcagaagtacctttacctgaaggacaagataaaatagatCAGTCTGTAAACAAAGAG gagcattcagaaattgtccttgactcttcagaagtgtccacagaaaGTGGAAATACTAGTCGGTTCCCAAAACCAGAGATGGAAATTCAGTTCACACCTCTGGAACCCGATAAGATGGAGGTGAAACACTAG